A stretch of Macrobrachium rosenbergii isolate ZJJX-2024 chromosome 12, ASM4041242v1, whole genome shotgun sequence DNA encodes these proteins:
- the LOC136844318 gene encoding glycerate kinase-like: MAAKLLGTDLCESFARIRTAFSEAINSVQPQELIKKFVKRENETLVVNNKKHELRHNVYIVGFGKAVIGMVRPLEDLLKNSDSSHLKGGILSVPFGIQNAFSDRSHLLPTSDSGIIILEGAKDNIPDESAFKSARKICSLVKNLSEKDLLIVLITGGGSALLPYPLAPTTIAEKQEIVRSLSRAGADITELNTVRKTISATKGGKLAAMTKAQTVSLILSDVINNPLDIIASGPTIVNKDPVGAALNILSKYNVLIPNHTKASLENARACSQEFPHVTNVLVGSNEPALTAVATCLQEARDTDCSMILSSCLQGEAADVGKKMSELAAIITNILCGRGDTDMLRETLFTDLYIGNRERVGVIDLLEKVSKDKGPVYLIFGGETTVHVRGTGLGGRNQEMVLAYSIHMEKAMEESTFTGDIVFLSGGTDGIDGPTDAAGAITYWSSTSPGFRSQLQEAKQQGLNPEAYLKNNDSYTYFSLLSNGYYSLKPGHTGTNVMDIQILMIYPRF, translated from the exons ATGGCTGCTAAACTTTTGGGGACTGACTTGTGTGAGAGTTTTGCTAGAATAAGAACAGCATTTTCAGAAGCAATAAATTCTGTGCAGCCTCAGGAGCTCATAAAAAAGtttgtgaaaagagaaaatgaaactttaGTGGTTAACAACAAAAAACATGAGCTTCGTCACAATGTGTACATTGTGGGATTTGGCAAAGCTGTAATAGGAATGGTTCGTCCACTGGAGGATTTACTGAAAAACTCAGACTCCTCACATTTGAAGGGAGGAATCTTAAGCGTGCCTTTTGGGATACAAAATGCTTTTTCAGATAGATCTCATTTATTACCAACCAGTGACTCAGGCATTATAATTTTAGAAGGTGCTAAAGATAACATTCCAGATGAAAGTGCCTTCAAATCAGCCAGAAAAATTTGTTCTTTGGTTAAAAACCTTAGTGAGAAAGACCTGCTGATTGTTCTCATAACAGGTGGTGGTTCAGCTTTATTACCTTATCCCCTGGCACCAACAACAATTgcagaaaaacaagaaattgtaAGGTCACTTAGCAGAGCAGGAGCTGACATAACCGAACTGAACACCGTTAGAAAAACTATTTCTGCCACAAAGGGTGGGAAACTAGCAGCAATGACAAAAGCACAGACTGTATCTCTGATTTTGTCTGATGTTATTAATAACCCACTCGATATAATAGCAAGTGGACCAACCATTGTTAATAAAGACCCAGTTGGAGCTGCTTTGAATATTCTCAGTAAGTACAATGTGTTAATTCCCAATCACACAAAAGCTAGTTTGGAGAATGCCAGAGCTTGCAGTCAAGAGTTTCCTCATGTTACAAATGTTCTGGTTGGCAGTAATGAGCCTGCACTAACCGCTGTTGCTACATGTTTGCAAGAAGCCAGAGACACGGACTGCTCGATGATTCTTTCATCGTGTCTTCAGGGCGAAGCCGCTGACGTTGGCAAAAAGATGTCAGAGCTTgcagcaataataacaaatatattgtgTGGCAGAGGTGATACTGACATGTTGAGAGAAACTCTATTTACTGACTTATACATTGGTAatagagagagagttggagtaaTAGATTTACTGGAAAAGGTGTCCAAAGATAAAGGTCCTGTTTATTTGATCTTTGGTGGCGAAACGACAGTTCATGTCAGAGGAACAGGACTTGGAGGAAGAAACCAAGAGATGGTGCTGGCTTATAGTATTCATATGGAAAAG GCAATGGAAGAGTCCACGTTTACTGGAGATATTGTGTTTCTTTCTGGTGGCACAGATGGCATTGATGGCCCAACTGATGCAGCAGGTGCTATTACCTATTGGAGCTCTACATCCCCAGGATTCAg gTCCCAGTTACAGGAGGCAAAGCAGCAGGGCTTGAATCCAGAGGcttacttgaaaaataatgactcCTACACATACTTTAGCCTCTTAAGCAATGGCTACTATTCATTGAAACCTGGTCATACAGGAACAAATGTTATGGATATCCAGATCCTCATGATTTATCCCAGATTCTGA